The Ignavibacteriota bacterium genome window below encodes:
- a CDS encoding T9SS type A sorting domain-containing protein has product MDDAPGDGVVTAEVPQSVVLDQNYPEPVQPQHADPVRPAAPGHVVLSIHNILGQEVARLVDEMQVEGFHEARWNGTNHSGAIVGSGVYFFRLQTDGLTENRRMLLLK; this is encoded by the coding sequence ATGGACGACGCGCCGGGTGATGGAGTGGTCACGGCAGAGGTGCCGCAGAGTGTCGTCCTGGACCAGAACTATCCCGAACCCGTTCAACCCCAGCACGCAGATCCGGTACGGCCTGCCGCACCAGGGCATGTGGTGCTCTCCATTCACAACATCCTCGGACAGGAGGTTGCACGGCTTGTGGATGAGATGCAGGTCGAAGGCTTCCATGAGGCACGCTGGAACGGCACCAATCATTCCGGCGCTATCGTGGGCTCGGGTGTGTACTTCTTCCGTCTGCAAACGGACGGCCTCACCGAGAACAGGAGGATGTTGCTGCTGAAATGA
- a CDS encoding ATP-binding protein: MEHLAHHLGIAPEKVGEARIIVTEAIINAFEHGGADTTEVRVEFTMTAEELTILVRDAGGGFDPKAMVERPSITANGLPSRRGWGMKLMRSLSDGFEISSGKWEPPLRSQNGSADPWSNHSV; the protein is encoded by the coding sequence CTGGAGCATCTCGCCCACCACCTCGGGATCGCACCGGAGAAAGTGGGCGAGGCCCGCATCATCGTCACCGAAGCCATCATCAACGCCTTCGAGCATGGCGGGGCGGACACCACCGAAGTGCGTGTCGAATTCACCATGACCGCGGAGGAATTGACCATTCTCGTCCGCGATGCCGGCGGGGGCTTCGACCCGAAGGCCATGGTCGAACGCCCTTCCATCACGGCGAATGGCCTGCCATCCAGGCGCGGTTGGGGGATGAAGCTTATGCGTTCACTCTCGGACGGATTCGAGATCAGTTCGGGAAAATGGGAACCACCATTACGATCACAAAACGGCTCAGCTGACCCATGGAGCAACCATTCAGTCTGA
- a CDS encoding STAS domain-containing protein — translation MEQPFSLTSEVRDNRLIITTNGYVNNIGGAAIADEFQRHFLGGVRHVIIDLALSRVVNSVGMSFLIEIIEKLTEDGGRLVFTNLDPSVDKMLGIMGLYDFAGKEATTEDALRALAIRS, via the coding sequence ATGGAGCAACCATTCAGTCTGACCTCAGAGGTCAGGGACAACCGGCTCATCATCACCACGAACGGCTATGTGAACAACATTGGCGGAGCGGCCATTGCGGACGAGTTCCAGCGCCATTTCCTCGGAGGGGTGCGCCACGTGATCATCGATCTCGCGCTTTCCCGTGTGGTGAACTCGGTGGGAATGTCCTTCCTGATCGAGATCATCGAGAAACTCACCGAAGACGGCGGGCGGCTCGTGTTCACGAACCTCGATCCCTCGGTGGACAAGATGCTCGGCATCATGGGGCTGTATGATTTCGCCGGCAAGGAAGCGACCACCGAGGACGCGCTCCGTGCCCTGGCGATCCGATCCTGA
- a CDS encoding PP2C family protein-serine/threonine phosphatase yields the protein MNRRLLQLNSLIDTGIEVATLDRSVSPCLLALERAVALTNASRGTVVVRRDATEISRDAFPPGSETASSGGSTYRLHSEFVFQGDLYTFEILDKESRTGIQAFDGTDRLLLDALSRQVQASLENRFLLKQSLEKQRMEQDIAVAASIQQRILPSALPEITGYSLAGINIPSKSVGGDYYDCIPFRDGRYLLVIADVSGKGIPAALLVSSLHAYLSAYLESAFSLVDIAVRLNTAIHHASTDDKFITAFFGLLDPASGAVECVNAGHNTIYCRRADGEVVDLCKGGIPLGMLDLGLPYESEQITLATGDRLLLYTDGIPEAQNGAQELYDTHHPLRDYFASHIPATAGPFIDALMEHVRSFVGDAPQADDITALYLMRRA from the coding sequence TTGAACCGGCGACTCCTGCAGCTCAACAGCCTGATCGATACCGGCATCGAGGTCGCGACCCTCGACCGATCGGTATCGCCGTGCCTGCTCGCCCTTGAACGTGCCGTGGCGTTGACCAACGCCTCGCGCGGTACCGTGGTGGTGCGGCGCGACGCGACAGAGATCTCCCGTGATGCGTTCCCGCCGGGGTCGGAGACTGCGTCGTCCGGCGGCAGCACGTACAGGCTGCATTCGGAATTCGTGTTCCAGGGAGACCTGTACACGTTCGAGATCCTTGACAAGGAGAGCCGCACCGGCATCCAGGCATTCGATGGAACGGACCGATTGCTGCTGGATGCGCTCTCCCGTCAGGTCCAGGCCTCTCTCGAGAACCGCTTTCTGTTGAAGCAGTCCCTGGAGAAGCAACGGATGGAGCAGGACATCGCCGTCGCCGCGTCGATCCAGCAGCGCATCCTGCCATCTGCGCTGCCGGAGATCACCGGCTACTCGCTCGCGGGGATCAACATACCGTCGAAGTCCGTCGGCGGCGACTATTACGACTGCATTCCGTTCAGGGATGGCCGGTATCTGCTTGTCATCGCAGACGTGTCCGGGAAAGGGATCCCGGCGGCGTTGCTGGTCAGCAGCCTGCACGCGTACCTCTCCGCCTATCTTGAGAGCGCATTCTCCCTTGTGGATATCGCGGTGCGGCTGAATACTGCCATCCATCATGCATCAACGGACGACAAATTCATCACGGCGTTCTTCGGCCTTCTGGATCCTGCATCGGGAGCTGTGGAGTGCGTGAATGCAGGGCACAATACCATCTATTGCCGCCGGGCGGATGGTGAGGTCGTGGATCTCTGCAAGGGGGGCATACCTCTGGGGATGCTCGATCTTGGCCTGCCGTACGAGTCGGAGCAGATCACGCTTGCCACCGGGGACCGCTTGCTGCTGTACACTGATGGGATCCCTGAAGCGCAGAACGGCGCACAGGAACTGTACGATACCCATCATCCACTCCGTGACTACTTTGCGTCACACATTCCGGCCACCGCAGGGCCCTTCATCGATGCGTTGATGGAGCATGTGCGGAGTTTTGTCGGCGATGCACCGCAGGCCGACGACATCACCGCGCTCTACCTGATGCGCAGAGCATAG
- a CDS encoding cyclic nucleotide-binding domain-containing protein, producing MVSLLEVLPEYVLHWLVQNGTERRVQEGEILLTAGAANSSLFIVLDGLFVARLHDHVESETDHAGAGSLLGESSYFGEGTEPVTYAAVEPSLVLEITRARFEDKLAFDHGYAADLFRALLRTMSRKLHHATVKRVAALRDHHDGLPVAHEVRRTSEAIDRFKRSIVALDKEAMKIGVVEEDKYQHFFGGATEMMHLCHSILGEASPLPEATRLQLGARLQAEMLPYILTTETADRFYSKPRGYAGDYIAIQRIYQNQPGGSSRLGPVMDRMFLEMPPSLAVRNRRKLIADEIVAAVKERGGKPVRVLCLASGPATEVFDAFAALEDRALLKATLMDIDLQALAFVDDLRTRHRLTAQITLVNENLIALFLGRSSVRLEPQDLIYSIGLIDYLNDKLVGKLLQFAHQNLAPGGKVLLGNFHPKNPAKEFMDFVLEWNLIHRTEVDMHRLFRGSPFAEDCSRIQFEGEGVNLFAECVKE from the coding sequence ATGGTCAGTCTCCTCGAAGTACTCCCGGAATATGTCCTCCATTGGCTTGTGCAGAATGGTACCGAACGGCGCGTGCAGGAGGGTGAGATCCTGCTCACCGCCGGGGCAGCGAACTCCTCGCTCTTCATCGTCCTGGACGGGCTGTTCGTGGCCCGGCTGCACGACCATGTCGAGTCGGAAACGGACCATGCCGGCGCAGGAAGCCTGCTGGGAGAGTCGTCGTATTTCGGCGAGGGCACGGAACCGGTGACGTATGCAGCCGTCGAACCCTCGCTGGTGTTGGAGATCACCCGGGCGCGTTTCGAGGATAAGTTGGCGTTCGATCACGGGTATGCCGCCGATCTCTTCCGGGCGTTGCTCCGCACGATGTCCAGGAAACTGCACCATGCGACCGTCAAGCGTGTGGCCGCTTTGCGGGACCATCATGACGGACTCCCGGTGGCGCACGAAGTGCGTCGCACATCGGAGGCCATCGACCGGTTCAAGCGATCCATTGTTGCGCTGGACAAGGAAGCGATGAAGATCGGGGTTGTGGAGGAGGACAAGTACCAGCACTTCTTCGGGGGGGCGACCGAGATGATGCATCTGTGTCACAGCATCCTTGGTGAGGCCTCTCCACTTCCCGAGGCCACGCGCCTGCAGCTTGGTGCGCGGCTGCAGGCGGAGATGCTCCCGTACATCCTCACGACGGAGACCGCCGACCGGTTCTATTCCAAGCCGCGCGGGTATGCGGGAGACTACATCGCCATCCAGCGGATCTACCAGAACCAACCAGGAGGGTCCAGCCGGCTCGGGCCCGTGATGGACCGGATGTTCCTTGAGATGCCGCCGTCGCTGGCCGTACGGAACAGGCGGAAACTCATCGCGGACGAGATCGTTGCAGCGGTGAAGGAACGGGGAGGCAAACCCGTGCGGGTGCTCTGTCTTGCATCGGGCCCGGCGACCGAAGTGTTCGATGCGTTCGCGGCCCTCGAGGACCGTGCGTTGCTCAAGGCGACCTTGATGGACATCGATCTGCAGGCCCTGGCGTTCGTGGATGATCTGCGGACGCGTCACAGACTCACCGCGCAGATCACCCTCGTGAACGAGAACCTCATTGCGCTCTTCCTGGGCCGGTCGTCCGTGCGACTCGAGCCTCAGGATCTTATCTATAGCATCGGGTTGATCGACTATCTGAACGACAAGCTGGTTGGAAAGCTTCTCCAGTTCGCGCATCAGAATCTCGCCCCGGGGGGGAAGGTCCTGCTCGGCAATTTCCATCCGAAGAACCCGGCGAAGGAGTTCATGGACTTCGTGCTGGAATGGAATCTCATCCACCGGACCGAGGTGGATATGCACAGGCTCTTCCGCGGGTCGCCTTTCGCCGAGGACTGCTCACGGATCCAGTTCGAAGGAGAAGGAGTGAATCTGTTCGCCGAATGTGTGAAAGAATAG